From the Anopheles merus strain MAF chromosome 2L, AmerM5.1, whole genome shotgun sequence genome, the window CCCACGATTACAGGAATATATAAATAGATCATTTATGCACTGAAAGAGGAGCGATTGTAGTCAGTAGGTTACATGCATACAATAACAAAATGACTTGGTGAAGTCGCGTAATGCTTTATGGaacattcaaacatttaaaagtCTGTAAATGGTATTCGTAGTACGAAGTATCCCGaaatctttctctctttcgaaACCTCCAGTCAACGAGATCGCTAAAAGCAATGATGCGGACTGGGAAGATGATAAGGCAGTCCAGCACAGGTTATGTCTTTCATCCCCTACGATCATTCAGCCCAAGAGGCAGGCTGAAAATAACATGTGGCCGAAGGACTACTGAAGGACGTTGAAGAATCGTACCTCAAGCTATTCCTAAGTATATACACATAAAACTATTCGAAGAAATCAACTCAACTGCGAACTAGTTTTGGATGTAACATGTAGCACAATACAGGAAGAAATGCAACACCCTGTGTCGGTTTAGTTCATTTATTGTTTGTACCGGCTGGTTCGGTTGCACTAACACGCTATCAGAAAGGCTAATAATGTCCTCAGGATGATGCGGAAAAATTGAAGaataaatgtttcaattcATACCGTCTATGCACTAATCTAGTGTAAGTGTAATGCCAAGAGCCTCAGCGCCCTAACCAGGCAGCTGCACGCACCGTCATCCCTCCTCGCCCTCTCGCCCAAAACGGACAGGCAGGCTTatgctctttctcgctctctctctctctctctagttaCGTTAGGCTATCTAAAAAATATTGAAGTAAGATAAAATTCTCCTTCCATAAACGCACCCTCCTTGCATGTGGAAAGGAatttctcacacacacgcgcaatcATCCTGTGCCGCCGATCCATCCGCTGGTCCAGTGTTGCTTAGTGGCGTTTCTTAAGTAACCCTCCTTGAGGCGGTCCAGATTTGGCCGTTCTAACTGTCTTTCGAGCGAAGCAAATAATGTGAATAGctttatatgtatatatatactctctctctctctctttctctctttccaagctttgtggaaaaataaaatatctgTTATACAACAAGAAACATAAACAAGAAACAAATCCTCCTTCCTCCTAGCTCGAtcgcatctctctctctctctctctctctctctctctctctctctctctctcttgcgcACACTCACATATACACATCAAACGATCCAATACTTTTGCTTGGCTTGGCCAGCAACACTACACAACactacacaacaacaatctcCTCCAAccatccctctctctctctctctcatacacacacacacagttagCAAAACATTGGGGCTTTAAATAGGTCACAAAAATACACCATTTTGATATTTATCTCGTTTGAGCTGTAATAATGAAACAATTCGATTCCTCCGATGCCACTACACCATGGGGAGTCATGAGCTCGTTCGTTCCATTGCAGGTGATGTGAAGGTACAACATAATGGGGGGACCAATAAGGGATCGGTTACCGATCAGATCAATTCGGTTCAAACTGTTTTTGATTGGATTTTGTAATTCGATTACATTTTGCTGTGCgcctgttttctttgtttatttttttttgcttcatctcTTTATTGCCCCCATCGCGCGGTTGTGTTCCGATGCATTCCTGTAAGTAATACTGATCACAGACTGTTGTAGACACGCACACCTAAACAtacattcaaacacacacacactcaattTCCACGTGTGAGATGTGGTTTTTCGATCGCGTTTGTTGTCCTTCgcgtttctctctttctttctctttctctttctctctctttctctctcataTTTCCCTTtctgtctttctctccctcttacTCGCTCTCTCCTTCCCTCTAAAGAAGAGAAGAATTATGGAGAATAGATTGTTGcttttgatttatgctacggttttttgtttttaatagaATTGCCTACTCCTACGCCTAATAATTTCGTTACGTAAAAGGAGACGTCTTTTCACTATatatgtggtgtgtgtgtttttttacgcgaaaattgttgttttttttacttcggtgttgttccgcttcttctcctccgTTGTTGCTCCGCTAGTTAACATGTGTTTgcaataaatatatatttaggGTTGGTTTTGTTGCCTTTAGGTGTTGCTTGGTTGCtgtgttttagtttttaacGTGATCGCTTTGCATTTGATCATGCAGATCGTCCTCGACAGATGATCGGCTGAAGAACGGTAGAcaaaattcatgaaaaattcAAGCCGTTTGTGTTTGAGCCAACAGCTCAAAAGTAGGCTCAGTGCGGCGTAGATTGCGCAGTATCCCCCGGTCCTTAAGCAGGGATGGGAGCCTGCTCGTAGAAATCGGGCTCATCCTCTGCGCCTTCGTTCGGTTGGCTTCCATCGAGCTAAAAGTTAAGATACAAAAGCGTTATTTTAGTGATCTCTGGACCCTGGGGAAGAGATATAAAACTTACAGCACGCAACTCCAGGGGCGAAAAGATGCTCTCCAGCTGCTTCCGGATCGGTACCATCATGATCAGGAAGAAGGGAAAGGCGAGCGAGAACGGGGACGACTTGACCGCCCACAGCATGGCCAGCGCCAGTATCTGCACGAAGGTAAACAGGTGCATCTTCCAGGTCGGGACGCGTCGCACGAATGGCACTTGTGGATGGTGCTTCACCGGCATCAGGTACAGCCGCAATCTGTGTGGTTGGAATTTCCAAGAAGTTGCAGTGAAGACATGATCCTGCCTAGAGTTCCACGATCATCGATGGGATACTTACCGCTCGAAGAACTGCACACCGCTCATGGAAGCAATGCCCATGTACAGGAACACACCGAACAGTACGGACATCGGGATGAGGCGCAAGATTGGAGCCATCGTTACGGACAACCCGACCATAAGCGACACGAAGAAGCCCGATATTCTTTGCTCCTTCACGTCCGTAATGTGCGGCGCATCTCCGGGGGCGTGCGTTCTGTGGAGAGGATTTGATTTTGGAGTTAGATTTCTACTGGTACGACCACTGGTTCCAACTACCTACCTCGACATGATGGTGACGGCTGACACGTGCGTCACCGACCGTACGGTGGCGGCACAGTGCCACGGCATACCGAAGAACCCGCAGACGGTGTTCAGGAAGCACAGCAGCACAATGTCCATGTGCAGGCCCGAGCCCTTCTTCAACCCCCGCTCGGGCTTGTCCACGATCAGCTCGGAGATGTGCGTCTCCATGAAGATCAGGATGTACACCAGCAGGGCGGGAATGCCGGCAACAAACGGCATCCAGCCGGGAACGCCACCGAGCGGAATGATCCATCCGCGGCGCGTTTCATCGCTCGGCGACAGGCCTTCCGGTACGCTGAGCTTCTCCGTGTACACCTGCGGGATCATGTAGTCGACCAGCACGAACAGCGCGATCGAGATCGGCACACCGAAGTCACCGAGGGCACGGCGGGCGTTACGCCCCAGGAAGTGGGAGTTGCGGAACAGCTTCAGATAGTAGGCCAGCGAGAACGTGCCGAGCGTGAGGATGGTGCAGAAGAGGGCCGTGTTGGGTCGGTTCAGTGGCCCGGTGCCGTCTTCCGGGATGAGCAGATTGGCCGCGTCCTGTGCCATTGCGATCGTACCGTTCACGGCCGTTGTTAGACTCTCGGCCAGCAGCTCGGAGGTGGGTGTCGTTCCATTGCGCTCCTCCTCCAGGTAGGGCATCGGGAGCGGCTGTGGCTCGGTGACGTTCTTGTACAGGTACTCCGCCAACAGCGGATGGCGCTTGTACACGGACAGCAGCTTCATCACCGTCTCGACGATGTAGATCAGCGTGATGAGCGCGGAGAAGATTTCCTGCGTAAAGCGCGTGAAAAGCCGCACGTACACGCTGCCCTCGAACGCGGACACTACCAGCGCAATCACCGCCAGCCAGCACCCCACGTACACCCGCACCGTGAGAAAGCTGAAGTCGTTCGAGATGCAAAACTGGTTCAGCGCTTCGTCGAACAGTAGCAGCGGCCCAGTCGTCCCGATAATGACCAACGGCTGTCCCGCGAGCAGATGAAACACCAGCCCCACCATCGAGGCCGACACGAGCGTTTCCGAGATGCCAATCAGGTTGTGCGTCTTGTCCGAGGACAGCCCCCCGAACGTGATGGCCGTCGACAAGGCGGCAAAGTACATGAAGATGGTCGCCGCCAGCGTTTCCGTGTTCAGCCCGTCCATGATGTCGCTCTTGTACATCGGGTAGCGCCGCTTGATGTCGTTGATCAGGCCGCCCCACAGGCGGTTCGTCTTTTCCAGCGGGTTTTTGGGTGGCTTCTTCCCatcgccgccaccaccatcgcccgCACCGCCAGCTGCCGCCAGCAGCTTCTTTTCCTCCTCGCTCGTCAGCAGCTGCGACTGCTTGCTCTTGATCTTCTCGTCCAGCGCTTTCTTCTTGCGCAGCCGAATCATGTCGCTCTTCGCCTTGAGCTCCTCGAACGGCAACAGTGCCTGCCGTTCCCATTTGCCCGGCGGCAGCACGATCGAGTCGTCCAGGAACTCGTTGATCGCGGACAGCAGCTCGCGCCGATCGTCCGCCTTGTAGGCGATGTCGTGGAAGTGCTCGTTCGACATGAGCGTGGCGATCGACCGGCCGACCTCGTGGTAGTCCAGCTCCGTCTTCTGCGGCCCGAGCAGAATGAACAGGAAACGCACCGGGATCGGAACCTCCGTGATGCTGGGCATCGGGATACCTTCCGCCAGGCGGACGAACGCGATCGTGGGCTGCTCGAGAAAGTCGACCGCACCGACGAGGACGGTCGTCGCTTCCGCCCCCTCGGGGATGCGCTTCAGGATGGATTCCTTCTGCGTGCGCATCTTGATGTCCTCCTGCGAGGAGGTGTACGTTTCCTCGCTGATGTTGATGCGCGTCTCACCGTGGCCACCGCCGTGCCCATTGATCTCGGTCGCCGGTACGATGCGTGGCTTCTTGTCATCCACACTCTGGGTGCGTTTTCGGGAGGGGGAATCGGTGGTGAGATTGAATAGGAGGAAAGATTGAATTAGTTGGTGGAAATGGTAGCGTTTCGTTAACGGGAGGGATAGACTATCGGAACGATATAAAAGTTCGTAACAGGGGTAAAGCATTGCCAGGAGGAGATTAACTATTTAACTAAGATAATTACACCTTAACCCTATAACACCATGCTTCCAAAAAGGCAAGCTAAATCGATCATACTGTACATGCAAGCAATacccaacaaacacaaaatataaaataagcGTGCAAGGTTAGAGCATTATAGAGGCTAAAATGATGCAAATGTTTGTAATATTTACAATTCTCCACTTATtaatttgtacattttttatgAACAAGAAAATATGAtcctaaaatataaaattaaaaaacctGTAAAACTATGAAAGCTAAATAATTCTAGAATGTTATttaaaaacgatgaaaaacgataaaaaataatataatgtaATACTAAgaacatttttaataattctATAAAACATCTAAGGAACTGATCTATAAACtataactaaataaaaaaactaaagattaataaataatcTAACAACTTAAAACGTAAAACCTAAACAGCAACATTAACCAACAAGAAAGAAACAGGAGCAGTTAATCTCGCCTATTaaacaaaagaacaaacagAGCAATGACAGGAGTAAAGAGTGACAGGCTCAAAACACGCAAGCCACATCCGTTTAAATCACTTCTCCTCGCCAACTACGATCAAACTCGGTGCAAAtcaggagtgtgtgtgtgtttttctgtgtTCGTGTGCGGAAGAAGGAAAAGCGAAAACAGAGAGCAAAACTTGTGTTGGCCACTAATGTGTGCCGTGTTTGAAGGAAAACACatgatataaaaaaacactgcctgtgtgtgtgtgtgtgttgaaagaGGGGGAGAGAAGGGCTGGTTGGTTTCGATATTTATATTAATTGATTTACAACTGTCAGCGATAAAGGTGAGTTATTTCGTCGCATACCAACGGCACTGGTGACCGTGGTTAGGGTCACCGGTGCTGCCGCGGCTGtcgccgtgctgc encodes:
- the LOC121593368 gene encoding anion exchange protein 2-like isoform X2, which codes for MSRRDNNVRKLSFLGFHTKETSNDDPNEVHLDDEIERVFGTTAEKERFELNRLQDEVILDNSPLKYDEAHRVPDSADATSSASNNNNNNNSSSTTSNNKPSASSNEQPGRSKPVAASPPTTTPTSPISFSSKSEPTDTKLSSTANNTTLADNTSNDFSETVHDEPVVDQGTVQGEQWDTSARRNVHFDKDNKGAPIEGLPLEDTNEERRRRTEKLLQSKPVRSKRRHHPHKSRKFSLQEYHPEWRRQSGTEGGPTGRRISVQPEDATLQEADIDELTSHRSDDPRALRRHKVSAQSGTSLVNINRKEAASPLQHLLPSSKYKKMYDHSPHEVFVQLDELTGSGEDREWKETARWIKYEEDVEEGADRWGRPHVASLSFHSLLNLRRCLETGVVLMDLEEKDLPSVAYRVVEQMVVDELIHEDDKAVIMRALLLRHRHVNESSHGGFSFGPKRKYSSYTSLQSLSMRAEDGGHGEVIVGVRRLNSFVSPTQSYTLSPPSLHPNSVYGQSPNLSSRNHHHHHHHTHHQQQPAHQPAKDQQRHQRHASGPHRCRRSGSQDSSSTATAAAAPVTLTTVTSAVGMRRNNSPLSLTVSVDDKKPRIVPATEINGHGGGHGETRINISEETYTSSQEDIKMRTQKESILKRIPEGAEATTVLVGAVDFLEQPTIAFVRLAEGIPMPSITEVPIPVRFLFILLGPQKTELDYHEVGRSIATLMSNEHFHDIAYKADDRRELLSAINEFLDDSIVLPPGKWERQALLPFEELKAKSDMIRLRKKKALDEKIKSKQSQLLTSEEEKKLLAAAGGAGDGGGGDGKKPPKNPLEKTNRLWGGLINDIKRRYPMYKSDIMDGLNTETLAATIFMYFAALSTAITFGGLSSDKTHNLIGISETLVSASMVGLVFHLLAGQPLVIIGTTGPLLLFDEALNQFCISNDFSFLTVRVYVGCWLAVIALVVSAFEGSVYVRLFTRFTQEIFSALITLIYIVETVMKLLSVYKRHPLLAEYLYKNVTEPQPLPMPYLEEERNGTTPTSELLAESLTTAVNGTIAMAQDAANLLIPEDGTGPLNRPNTALFCTILTLGTFSLAYYLKLFRNSHFLGRNARRALGDFGVPISIALFVLVDYMIPQVYTEKLSVPEGLSPSDETRRGWIIPLGGVPGWMPFVAGIPALLVYILIFMETHISELIVDKPERGLKKGSGLHMDIVLLCFLNTVCGFFGMPWHCAATVRSVTHVSAVTIMSRTHAPGDAPHITDVKEQRISGFFVSLMVGLSVTMAPILRLIPMSVLFGVFLYMGIASMSGVQFFERLRLYLMPVKHHPQVPFVRRVPTWKMHLFTFVQILALAMLWAVKSSPFSLAFPFFLIMMVPIRKQLESIFSPLELRALDGSQPNEGAEDEPDFYEQAPIPA
- the LOC121593368 gene encoding anion exchange protein 2-like isoform X4, which produces MSRRDNNVRKLSFLGFHTKETSNDDPNEVHLDDEIERVFGTTAEKERFELNRLQDEVILDNSPLKYDEAHRVPDSADATSSASNNNNNNNSSSTTSNNKPSASSNEQPGRSKPVAASPPTTTPTSPISFSSKSEPTDTKLSSTANNTTLADNTSNDFSETVHDEPVVDQGTVQGEQWDTSARRNVHFDKDNKGAPIEGLPLEDTNEERRRRTERHHPHKSRKFSLQEYHPEWRRQSGTEGGPTGRRISVQPEDATLQEADIDELTSHRSDDPRALRRHKVSAQSGTSLVNINRKEAASPLQHLLPSSKYKKMYDHSPHEVFVQLDELTGSGEDREWKETARWIKYEEDVEEGADRWGRPHVASLSFHSLLNLRRCLETGVVLMDLEEKDLPSVAYRVVEQMVVDELIHEDDKAVIMRALLLRHRHVNESSHGGFSFGPKRKYSSYTSLQSLSMRAEDGGHGEVIVGVRRLNSFVSPTQSYTLSPPSLHPNSVYGQSPNLSSRNHHHHHHHTHHQQQPAHQPAKDQQRHQRHASGPHRCRRSGSQDSSSTATAAAAPVTLTTVTSAVGMRRNNSPLSLTVSVDDKKPRIVPATEINGHGGGHGETRINISEETYTSSQEDIKMRTQKESILKRIPEGAEATTVLVGAVDFLEQPTIAFVRLAEGIPMPSITEVPIPVRFLFILLGPQKTELDYHEVGRSIATLMSNEHFHDIAYKADDRRELLSAINEFLDDSIVLPPGKWERQALLPFEELKAKSDMIRLRKKKALDEKIKSKQSQLLTSEEEKKLLAAAGGAGDGGGGDGKKPPKNPLEKTNRLWGGLINDIKRRYPMYKSDIMDGLNTETLAATIFMYFAALSTAITFGGLSSDKTHNLIGISETLVSASMVGLVFHLLAGQPLVIIGTTGPLLLFDEALNQFCISNDFSFLTVRVYVGCWLAVIALVVSAFEGSVYVRLFTRFTQEIFSALITLIYIVETVMKLLSVYKRHPLLAEYLYKNVTEPQPLPMPYLEEERNGTTPTSELLAESLTTAVNGTIAMAQDAANLLIPEDGTGPLNRPNTALFCTILTLGTFSLAYYLKLFRNSHFLGRNARRALGDFGVPISIALFVLVDYMIPQVYTEKLSVPEGLSPSDETRRGWIIPLGGVPGWMPFVAGIPALLVYILIFMETHISELIVDKPERGLKKGSGLHMDIVLLCFLNTVCGFFGMPWHCAATVRSVTHVSAVTIMSRTHAPGDAPHITDVKEQRISGFFVSLMVGLSVTMAPILRLIPMSVLFGVFLYMGIASMSGVQFFERLRLYLMPVKHHPQVPFVRRVPTWKMHLFTFVQILALAMLWAVKSSPFSLAFPFFLIMMVPIRKQLESIFSPLELRALDGSQPNEGAEDEPDFYEQAPIPA
- the LOC121593368 gene encoding band 3 anion transport protein-like isoform X7; translation: MSRRDNNVRKLSFLGFHTKETSNDDPNEVHLDDEIERVFGTTAEKERFELNRLQDEVILDNSPLKYDEAHRVPDSADATSSASNNNNNNNSSSTTSNNKPSASSNEQPGRSKPVAASPPTTTPTSPISFSSKSEPTDTKLSSTANNTTLADNTSNDFSETVHDEPVVDQGTVQGEQWDTSARRNVHFDKDNKGAPIEGLPLEDTNEERRRRTERHHPHKSRKFSLQEYHPEWRRQSGTEGGPTGRRISVQPEDATLQEADIDELTSHRSDDPRALRRHKVSAQSGTSLVNINRKEAASPLQHLLPSSKYKKMYDHSPHEVFVQLDELTGSGEDREWKETARWIKYEEDVEEGADRWGRPHVASLSFHSLLNLRRCLETGVVLMDLEEKDLPSVAYRVVEQMVVDELIHEDDKAVIMRALLLRHRHVNESSHGGFSFGPKRKYSSYTSLQSVDDKKPRIVPATEINGHGGGHGETRINISEETYTSSQEDIKMRTQKESILKRIPEGAEATTVLVGAVDFLEQPTIAFVRLAEGIPMPSITEVPIPVRFLFILLGPQKTELDYHEVGRSIATLMSNEHFHDIAYKADDRRELLSAINEFLDDSIVLPPGKWERQALLPFEELKAKSDMIRLRKKKALDEKIKSKQSQLLTSEEEKKLLAAAGGAGDGGGGDGKKPPKNPLEKTNRLWGGLINDIKRRYPMYKSDIMDGLNTETLAATIFMYFAALSTAITFGGLSSDKTHNLIGISETLVSASMVGLVFHLLAGQPLVIIGTTGPLLLFDEALNQFCISNDFSFLTVRVYVGCWLAVIALVVSAFEGSVYVRLFTRFTQEIFSALITLIYIVETVMKLLSVYKRHPLLAEYLYKNVTEPQPLPMPYLEEERNGTTPTSELLAESLTTAVNGTIAMAQDAANLLIPEDGTGPLNRPNTALFCTILTLGTFSLAYYLKLFRNSHFLGRNARRALGDFGVPISIALFVLVDYMIPQVYTEKLSVPEGLSPSDETRRGWIIPLGGVPGWMPFVAGIPALLVYILIFMETHISELIVDKPERGLKKGSGLHMDIVLLCFLNTVCGFFGMPWHCAATVRSVTHVSAVTIMSRTHAPGDAPHITDVKEQRISGFFVSLMVGLSVTMAPILRLIPMSVLFGVFLYMGIASMSGVQFFERLRLYLMPVKHHPQVPFVRRVPTWKMHLFTFVQILALAMLWAVKSSPFSLAFPFFLIMMVPIRKQLESIFSPLELRALDGSQPNEGAEDEPDFYEQAPIPA
- the LOC121593368 gene encoding anion exchange protein 2-like isoform X1 yields the protein MNHLLAIAAADSSPTPFGSPTEWLVTSNDDPNEVHLDDEIERVFGTTAEKERFELNRLQDEVILDNSPLKYDEAHRVPDSADATSSASNNNNNNNSSSTTSNNKPSASSNEQPGRSKPVAASPPTTTPTSPISFSSKSEPTDTKLSSTANNTTLADNTSNDFSETVHDEPVVDQGTVQGEQWDTSARRNVHFDKDNKGAPIEGLPLEDTNEERRRRTEKLLQSKPVRSKRRHHPHKSRKFSLQEYHPEWRRQSGTEGGPTGRRISVQPEDATLQEADIDELTSHRSDDPRALRRHKVSAQSGTSLVNINRKEAASPLQHLLPSSKYKKMYDHSPHEVFVQLDELTGSGEDREWKETARWIKYEEDVEEGADRWGRPHVASLSFHSLLNLRRCLETGVVLMDLEEKDLPSVAYRVVEQMVVDELIHEDDKAVIMRALLLRHRHVNESSHGGFSFGPKRKYSSYTSLQSLSMRAEDGGHGEVIVGVRRLNSFVSPTQSYTLSPPSLHPNSVYGQSPNLSSRNHHHHHHHTHHQQQPAHQPAKDQQRHQRHASGPHRCRRSGSQDSSSTATAAAAPVTLTTVTSAVGMRRNNSPLSLTVSVDDKKPRIVPATEINGHGGGHGETRINISEETYTSSQEDIKMRTQKESILKRIPEGAEATTVLVGAVDFLEQPTIAFVRLAEGIPMPSITEVPIPVRFLFILLGPQKTELDYHEVGRSIATLMSNEHFHDIAYKADDRRELLSAINEFLDDSIVLPPGKWERQALLPFEELKAKSDMIRLRKKKALDEKIKSKQSQLLTSEEEKKLLAAAGGAGDGGGGDGKKPPKNPLEKTNRLWGGLINDIKRRYPMYKSDIMDGLNTETLAATIFMYFAALSTAITFGGLSSDKTHNLIGISETLVSASMVGLVFHLLAGQPLVIIGTTGPLLLFDEALNQFCISNDFSFLTVRVYVGCWLAVIALVVSAFEGSVYVRLFTRFTQEIFSALITLIYIVETVMKLLSVYKRHPLLAEYLYKNVTEPQPLPMPYLEEERNGTTPTSELLAESLTTAVNGTIAMAQDAANLLIPEDGTGPLNRPNTALFCTILTLGTFSLAYYLKLFRNSHFLGRNARRALGDFGVPISIALFVLVDYMIPQVYTEKLSVPEGLSPSDETRRGWIIPLGGVPGWMPFVAGIPALLVYILIFMETHISELIVDKPERGLKKGSGLHMDIVLLCFLNTVCGFFGMPWHCAATVRSVTHVSAVTIMSRTHAPGDAPHITDVKEQRISGFFVSLMVGLSVTMAPILRLIPMSVLFGVFLYMGIASMSGVQFFERLRLYLMPVKHHPQVPFVRRVPTWKMHLFTFVQILALAMLWAVKSSPFSLAFPFFLIMMVPIRKQLESIFSPLELRALDGSQPNEGAEDEPDFYEQAPIPA
- the LOC121593368 gene encoding anion exchange protein 2-like isoform X3, whose product is MNHLLAIAAADSSPTPFGSPTEWLVTSNDDPNEVHLDDEIERVFGTTAEKERFELNRLQDEVILDNSPLKYDEAHRVPDSADATSSASNNNNNNNSSSTTSNNKPSASSNEQPGRSKPVAASPPTTTPTSPISFSSKSEPTDTKLSSTANNTTLADNTSNDFSETVHDEPVVDQGTVQGEQWDTSARRNVHFDKDNKGAPIEGLPLEDTNEERRRRTERHHPHKSRKFSLQEYHPEWRRQSGTEGGPTGRRISVQPEDATLQEADIDELTSHRSDDPRALRRHKVSAQSGTSLVNINRKEAASPLQHLLPSSKYKKMYDHSPHEVFVQLDELTGSGEDREWKETARWIKYEEDVEEGADRWGRPHVASLSFHSLLNLRRCLETGVVLMDLEEKDLPSVAYRVVEQMVVDELIHEDDKAVIMRALLLRHRHVNESSHGGFSFGPKRKYSSYTSLQSLSMRAEDGGHGEVIVGVRRLNSFVSPTQSYTLSPPSLHPNSVYGQSPNLSSRNHHHHHHHTHHQQQPAHQPAKDQQRHQRHASGPHRCRRSGSQDSSSTATAAAAPVTLTTVTSAVGMRRNNSPLSLTVSVDDKKPRIVPATEINGHGGGHGETRINISEETYTSSQEDIKMRTQKESILKRIPEGAEATTVLVGAVDFLEQPTIAFVRLAEGIPMPSITEVPIPVRFLFILLGPQKTELDYHEVGRSIATLMSNEHFHDIAYKADDRRELLSAINEFLDDSIVLPPGKWERQALLPFEELKAKSDMIRLRKKKALDEKIKSKQSQLLTSEEEKKLLAAAGGAGDGGGGDGKKPPKNPLEKTNRLWGGLINDIKRRYPMYKSDIMDGLNTETLAATIFMYFAALSTAITFGGLSSDKTHNLIGISETLVSASMVGLVFHLLAGQPLVIIGTTGPLLLFDEALNQFCISNDFSFLTVRVYVGCWLAVIALVVSAFEGSVYVRLFTRFTQEIFSALITLIYIVETVMKLLSVYKRHPLLAEYLYKNVTEPQPLPMPYLEEERNGTTPTSELLAESLTTAVNGTIAMAQDAANLLIPEDGTGPLNRPNTALFCTILTLGTFSLAYYLKLFRNSHFLGRNARRALGDFGVPISIALFVLVDYMIPQVYTEKLSVPEGLSPSDETRRGWIIPLGGVPGWMPFVAGIPALLVYILIFMETHISELIVDKPERGLKKGSGLHMDIVLLCFLNTVCGFFGMPWHCAATVRSVTHVSAVTIMSRTHAPGDAPHITDVKEQRISGFFVSLMVGLSVTMAPILRLIPMSVLFGVFLYMGIASMSGVQFFERLRLYLMPVKHHPQVPFVRRVPTWKMHLFTFVQILALAMLWAVKSSPFSLAFPFFLIMMVPIRKQLESIFSPLELRALDGSQPNEGAEDEPDFYEQAPIPA
- the LOC121593368 gene encoding band 3 anion transport protein-like isoform X5, encoding MNHLLAIAAADSSPTPFGSPTEWLVTSNDDPNEVHLDDEIERVFGTTAEKERFELNRLQDEVILDNSPLKYDEAHRVPDSADATSSASNNNNNNNSSSTTSNNKPSASSNEQPGRSKPVAASPPTTTPTSPISFSSKSEPTDTKLSSTANNTTLADNTSNDFSETVHDEPVVDQGTVQGEQWDTSARRNVHFDKDNKGAPIEGLPLEDTNEERRRRTEKLLQSKPVRSKRRHHPHKSRKFSLQEYHPEWRRQSGTEGGPTGRRISVQPEDATLQEADIDELTSHRSDDPRALRRHKVSAQSGTSLVNINRKEAASPLQHLLPSSKYKKMYDHSPHEVFVQLDELTGSGEDREWKETARWIKYEEDVEEGADRWGRPHVASLSFHSLLNLRRCLETGVVLMDLEEKDLPSVAYRVVEQMVVDELIHEDDKAVIMRALLLRHRHVNESSHGGFSFGPKRKYSSYTSLQNLAFRMYDRSMEHLVFISNTTTDTTNTNTNQSSVDDKKPRIVPATEINGHGGGHGETRINISEETYTSSQEDIKMRTQKESILKRIPEGAEATTVLVGAVDFLEQPTIAFVRLAEGIPMPSITEVPIPVRFLFILLGPQKTELDYHEVGRSIATLMSNEHFHDIAYKADDRRELLSAINEFLDDSIVLPPGKWERQALLPFEELKAKSDMIRLRKKKALDEKIKSKQSQLLTSEEEKKLLAAAGGAGDGGGGDGKKPPKNPLEKTNRLWGGLINDIKRRYPMYKSDIMDGLNTETLAATIFMYFAALSTAITFGGLSSDKTHNLIGISETLVSASMVGLVFHLLAGQPLVIIGTTGPLLLFDEALNQFCISNDFSFLTVRVYVGCWLAVIALVVSAFEGSVYVRLFTRFTQEIFSALITLIYIVETVMKLLSVYKRHPLLAEYLYKNVTEPQPLPMPYLEEERNGTTPTSELLAESLTTAVNGTIAMAQDAANLLIPEDGTGPLNRPNTALFCTILTLGTFSLAYYLKLFRNSHFLGRNARRALGDFGVPISIALFVLVDYMIPQVYTEKLSVPEGLSPSDETRRGWIIPLGGVPGWMPFVAGIPALLVYILIFMETHISELIVDKPERGLKKGSGLHMDIVLLCFLNTVCGFFGMPWHCAATVRSVTHVSAVTIMSRTHAPGDAPHITDVKEQRISGFFVSLMVGLSVTMAPILRLIPMSVLFGVFLYMGIASMSGVQFFERLRLYLMPVKHHPQVPFVRRVPTWKMHLFTFVQILALAMLWAVKSSPFSLAFPFFLIMMVPIRKQLESIFSPLELRALDGSQPNEGAEDEPDFYEQAPIPA